Below is a window of Aeromonas veronii DNA.
GGGCGCGGAAGTCGGACAGGCCGAACGGGGCCAGTTGCAGGTAGGTGCGCAGTTCCTGGGCATGCTCGCGACGGGTCACGTCGCGCTCGCCGTACTTTGCCCAGCTCGCCGGCTCGGCCTGGACTTGCTTCGCCACCCACAGGATGACCGGCTCGGGCAGCTCGCTGTCGGTTCCCAGCGCGTAACCGGGGTAGCGCAGCAGGCAGAGCTGCACGGCGAAGCCGAGGCGGTTGGCGTCGCCGCGTCGCTGGCGGATCAGCGACAGGTCGGAGTCGTTGAAGGTGTAGTAGCGGATCAGGTCATCCTGGCTTTCCGGCAGCGCAAGCAGGGTGTCCCGCTCCGTGGCCGAGAGGATCAAGCGACGCGGCATGTGTCAGTCGTCCGTGCGGAGGTACTGGTAGAGGGTTTCCCGGCTGATGTTGAACTCGCGGGCAAGCTGCGCCTTGGGCTCGCCGGCCGTCGCTCGCTGCCGAAGGGTAGCAGCCTGCTCATCGGACAGGGCTTTCTTGCGGCCCCGGTACGCGCCACGCTGCTTGGCCAAGGCGATGCCCTCACGCTGCCGCTCGCGGATCAGGGCGCGCTCGAACTCAGCGAAGGCCCCCATCACCGACAGCATCAGGTTGGCCATCGGCGAGTCCTCGCCAGTGAACACCAGGCCCTCCTTCAGGAACTCGATGCGCACGCCGCGCTGAGTCAGCTTCTGTACCAAGCGACGCAGGTCATCGAGGTTGCGGGCCAGCCGATCCATGCTGTGCACCACCACTGTATCGCCTTCGCGGACGAAGCTCAGCAGCGCTTCGAGCTGGGGGCGCTGGGTGTCCTTGCCCGATGCCTTGTCGGTGAACACCTTGCTCACCTGGGTTTGTTCCAGCTGGCGTTCCGGGTTCTGGTCAAAGCTGCTGACCCGGACGTAGCCGATGCGGTGCCCCTGCACGATGTCTCCTTGGTTGAAGGCGGCTTAAGTGCACTTTCTGTTCCGTTGTGCCTCAAAGCCCATTTC
It encodes the following:
- a CDS encoding recombinase family protein → MQGHRIGYVRVSSFDQNPERQLEQTQVSKVFTDKASGKDTQRPQLEALLSFVREGDTVVVHSMDRLARNLDDLRRLVQKLTQRGVRIEFLKEGLVFTGEDSPMANLMLSVMGAFAEFERALIRERQREGIALAKQRGAYRGRKKALSDEQAATLRQRATAGEPKAQLAREFNISRETLYQYLRTDD